The Vicia villosa cultivar HV-30 ecotype Madison, WI unplaced genomic scaffold, Vvil1.0 ctg.000920F_1_1, whole genome shotgun sequence genome has a window encoding:
- the LOC131632273 gene encoding 3-ketoacyl-CoA synthase 4-like produces the protein MSSDQRGDDHLQIHQTRRLPDFLQTVNLKYVKLGYHYLITHLLTLCLIPLMSIIIIQVSQMNPQDLHHLWLHLKYNLVCVITCSAILVFGSTVYIMTRPRSIYLVDYSCYKPPSNLTVKSTKFIQHSKLKGDFDDSSLEFQRKILERSGLGEETYLPEAMHRIPPTPNMASAREEAEQVMYGALDNLFANTKIKPKEIGILVVNCSLFNPTPSLSAMIVNKYKLRGNIRSFNLGGMGCSAGVIAIDLAKDMLQVHRNTYAVVVSTENITQNWYFGNKKSMLIPNCLFRVGGAAVLLSNKGCDKRRAKYKLVHVVRTHKGADDKAFKCVYQEQDDVGKTGVSLSKDLMAIAGGALKTNITTLGPLVLPVSEQLLFFTTLVVKKLFNAKAKPYIPDFKLAFEHFCIHAGGRAVIDELEKNLQLLPNHVEASRMTLHRFGNTSSSSIWYELAYIEAKGRMRKGNRIWQIAFGSGFKCNSAVWQAMKHVKASPMSPWEDCIDRYPVEIVT, from the coding sequence ATGAGTTCTGATCAACGAGGAGACGACCACCTTCAGATCCATCAAACTCGTCGATTACCCGATTTTCTCCAAACCGTAAATCTCAAATACGTCAAACTAGGTTACCATTACCTAATCACACACCTCTTAACTCTCTGCCTAATCCCCCTAATGTCCATCATCATAATCCAAGTCTCCCAAATGAACCCccaagacctccaccacctctggCTCCACCTCAAATACAATCTCGTCTGCGTCATTACTTGCTCCGCTATTCTCGTTTTCGGATCCACCGTTTACATCATGACCCGACCCAGATCCATTTACCTTGTCGATTACTCTTGCTACAAACCCCCTTCCAATCTCACCGTTAAATCCACCAAGTTCATCCAACACTCCAAACTCAAAGGCGATTTCGACGATTCGTCTTTGGAGTTTCAGCGCAAGATTCTAGAACGTTCTGGCCTCGGCGAAGAAACCTATCTCCCTGAAGCTATGCATAGGATTCCACCCACTCCTAACATGGCTTCCGCCAGAGAAGAAGCTGAACAGGTTATGTATGGTGCTCTTGATAATCTTTTCGCTAATACAAAGATTAAGCCTAAGGAAATTGGTATACTTGTTGTTAATTGTAGTTTGTTTAATCCAACTCCGTCGCTTTCCGCGATGATTGTTAACAAGTATAAACTAAGAGGGAATATAAGGAGTTTCAATTTAGGTGGTATGGGTTGTAGTGCTGGTGTTATCGCTATTGATCTTGCCAAAGACATGCTTCAGGTTCATAGAAACACTTATGCTGTTGTTGTTAGTACTGAGAATATTACTCAGAATTGGTATTTCGGTAATAAGAAATCTATGTTGATACCTAATTGTTTGTTTCGTGTTGGGGGTGCCGCGGTTCTGCTTTCGAACAAAGGCTGTGATAAAAGGAGGGCTAAGTATAAGCTTGTTCATGTCGTGAGAACTCATAAAGGCGCGGATGATAAAGCGTTTAAGTGTGTGTATCAAGAGCAAGACGATGTTGGTAAAACCGGTGTTTCTTTGTCGAAAGATCTCATGGCGATTGCCGGTGGAGCGCTTAAGACTAATATAACGACTTTGGGTCCGCTTGTGTTACCGGTTAGCGAACAGCTTTTGTTTTTTACTACCTTGGTTGTTAAGAAACTTTTTAATGCGAAGGCGAAGCCTTATATACCTGATTTTAAACTTGCTTTTGAGCATTTTTGTATACATGCTGGTGGAAGAGCTGTGATCGATGAGCTTGAGAAGAATTTACAGCTTTTGCCTAATCATGTTGAGGCGTCGAGGATGACTTTGCATAGATTTGGGAACACTTCGTCGAGTTCAATTTGGTATGAGTTGGCTTATATAGAAGCGAAAGGGAGGATGAGAAAAGGGAACAGAATTTGGCAGATTGCATTTGGGAGTGGTTTTAAGTGTAACAGTGCAGTGTGGCAGGCTATGAAACATGTGAAAGCTTCACCTATGAGTCCATGGGAAGATTGCATTGATAGGTACCCAGTTGAGATTGTTACATAG
- the LOC131632238 gene encoding glycine-rich RNA-binding protein-like: MASGDVEYRCFVGGLAWATDSEALEKAFSSYGEIVDSKIINDRETGRSRGFGFVTFADEKSMRDAIEGMNGQNMDGRNITVNEAQNRNSGGGGGGGGYGGRREGGGGGYGGRREGGGGYGGGGGYGGGRDRGYGNDGGDRYSRGGGGGGNWRE, translated from the exons ATGGCGTCTGGAGATGTTGAGTACCGGTGCTTCGTCGGAGGTCTTGCATGGGCCACCGACAGTGAAGCTCTCGAGAAAGCTTTCTCATCTTACGGCGAAATCGTTGATTCGAAG ATCATTAACGATCGTGAGACTGGAAGGTCAAGAGGTTTCGGATTTGTGACATTCGCTGATGAGAAATCAATGAGAGATGCTATTGAAGGGATGAATGGACAGAACATGGACGGGCGTAACATTACTGTTAACGAAGCTCAAAACCGTAacagtggtggtggtggtggaggagGTGGATATGGTGGTCGTCGTGAAGGTGGAGGTGGAGGATATGGTGGCCGCCGTGAAGGTGGAGGAGGATATGGTGGTGGAGGTGGTTATGGTGGTGGTAGGGACCGTGGTTATGGTAATGACGGTGGTGACCGCTATTcccgtggtggtggtggtggtggcaaCTGGAGGGAGTAG